Part of the Candoia aspera isolate rCanAsp1 chromosome 1, rCanAsp1.hap2, whole genome shotgun sequence genome, ATTCTCCAAAGCAAAGAAACATTCTCCAACATTGTCTTGGAGCGTGCTATTAACAGTAGTAGCAGgtcacctttcttttttttcctgaaaagtctTTTGGCTGTCATTGCAAGTTGCCAAACAGTTGCTCTTATTTAGCATTGTTGATAATACCCAGATCAAATGATACTTTACAGCATCCTATTTGCCTGTAGGGGAATGGTACCATCATTGAACTCCTAGTAATTTGATTGAAAAGTTTCAAGTGATAGCTTGAGTTGTGTTAGCCATTTAAGTATGTTCAGCATATagggtttcattttttaaaatttctcattttcttcacTAGAGAACTGTGCTGTCTATCCGAAAATATGTTCATTAATTACTGTCAAATTATCCCACACTAGATTATTTATTACAATAAAGTGAATAAAGTAACAATCTGTTGATAATGTCTGTCCTTCTAGTATATTGGGGTGGGGGAATAATTTATTTAGAAAGATTTGCCATATGACTATAAGAACCTGTAATGACTATTAcctggtgaaaaagatgaaaggtcccctgtgcatgcaccgagtcatgtctgaccctttggagggacaccgcttttgtgaaattttcttggcagactatagcggggtggtttgccattgtcttccccagtcgtcactttccccagcaagctgggtactcattttaccgacctcggaaggatggaaggctgagtcaacctgaggtggctacccaagaatccagattctgctgggatcaaacttgggtcgtggggatagtttcggttgcaatactaccacctaccattctgcgccacacgaggctttcaCTATTACCTATATTGTAAGTAATAAAATAGTGAAAGGTTTACAGGCAGTCTGGCTGTCCCAGAACCAAATATAAGCTCATCTATAAGGCAATGACTGGTCTACACATTGTGCTAACCCTTTAATCGAGGATTGTTGAATGAACTATAGTAACCTGAGTCACATATAATGCTGTTCTAAGAATGCAGTGGCTGGGTCATGTTAAATCAGAACCAAACAAATCAgatatggcttaatgcaatgtgtgaacttgCTGGTAAAAAGCTATTTCTGCATGTGTAATTAATAACATTTTTTCATGTACTGCAAGAGAAAGGAGTCTGTGATCCTTCAGATATTACTGAATTATGGTTTGTTGCAGATCCAGCCACTGAGGAATGTTGGAAACACTTAATAGAATGTGATTAATGTGTGTAACTTAGACAGCTAAAGTACTGTTTCATATTATATTAATGTTACAATAATTGGCAGATCTGTGAATTGACTGGATACGTCCCTTTTTCCAGCTCAGAATATGTATTCAACCTTAAGTAGTTGAGATTTTTCAGTGTATtttcttttggaatgtgtttggaaacAGTAATCCTTCTCTTTATCCAATTTTATTTCTGGGAACCAAATGACTAGATTTGAATAGCTATTGTGCTCAGATTAATGATTATGTTctgtcatttaaaaatacaaataggaACTGAAACCATAGCAATGCTAGCTTTCAAAATCATACAGAGAAGTATGTTGCTAACCTCTTTAATTCTGTAGATCATGAGTATCTTTTATGTACTAGCCCAGTTACCTTCTAAATACAAGTTTCAGAATTGAGTGCAGCTGACTtgttcctgaagaatctgtgacATGAACATATTACCTGATTCTCACATTGTGCTGaatcatgatttgcttaaccatggtttattgaataaatcacagaaATTAAGTTAAAACAGCACATCAAGCTGCAAGCAGAATGACTGAGCACAATATGTGAACCAAACCTTTGCTTTCCAGATCTGATTGAGACGGAGATATGCAAGTATACACCCCCATGCATACTTTGTCTAGGGATATTAGTTTTTCAAGCACATGCTGCTGCTCCAGACTCCTCCTTATGGAATTTATATGATGAAATATAGAGTTTTATCTTTAGCGTTAAATTCTCCTATGTGGAAAGGACTGCAGTGATGTTTGTGAAATCAAGTCCCATTCAGCACACTGGGACTTAATTCtatgtaaatatgaaaaaaaattaatgcagtTTTCCAGTGATGAAATGACTTTAGTCATCAAAAATGGGAAAATTGATGCTGCTTCCCTTTGCAGATCCTTTTGCACCCTCAATATCTGCTGTGGGCTTCTTTCTCTAATATGTTTTAATGGTGCACAGAAGGTTTCAGGAAGCGGGTATGGCATTTCTacttttagaaagaaagaaagtagttCTATCAGTGGAAGGACTTACTGGATTTTATTATAGGGCTGCTCTGCTTAAAATATTTCAGACTGAGATTTAGAAATGAAGTCTTCCCAGGATGAACAGGATACAGTAATCTTTAACTGATCTAGCGTGAAATAAAAGTACCAAGGTGTAAATTGCAGTGAAAGCAAGTACAGTACAGAAATGTATATAATTCAGttcctttctgtcttttcctctttttttgtgtgcctttttTTTGTGCcaatcattgttgactcctggcaattgcctggactagttgtttttggcaaggtttttttaaatggtttgccattgtctcctccttcctagggttgacagtgactggcccaaggtcacccacctggcttagtgctgaaggtgggactagaactcacagtctcctggtttctagcctgacaccttaagcaccacaccaaactggctcctatcTTTTCCATAGGCTGCCTATTATGATTACAGTTTAATCgtacaatttaaaatttgattttattgaaCACTTCGTGTTCTGTTTGTGAAGGATTTATTCCATAGACCATATCTTTGGGACATTTTTCAAAtggataaattatttttatgcacAAATAGagtcaaaatgttttaaatacttgACTTGTAAAAACATCTGAGATGTCAGCTGTTTAGGGACTGTTAGGCAAGAGATCAAGGGttcatttgaaacattttttttttttttgcaatatgcaCTGTAGCTTGTTCTAATGTGTGATATTTCTTACCATCCAGCTGTAATATTTTGCAATAAAGTGCAAAAGATTATTTGAATTATTGAGCAGATAAGgcttttttcatagtttttaaaaagctatataaTAGTGAATATATTAATTGTAAAAGGCATCTCAATATTTTTAGTGTTGCCATTACAGTTATAATCTAGTAAATTATTATAGAAGCTTTTCATTGTCAATTTTAGCATTTTTTCCTATGCAAGGAAACACTCTGGTTGTTTGTTTAAACTGActtttagaaacagaaaaaagttcTTACAACTAGTAAAATTTTTCAAAGGGTCTTTTTTATTCATTAGACATAACCAACATGTTTTATAGCACATTTATTTGCTCTAAGCCATTTGAAAAAACTCATATACAAAGCTATCTTGGACATACAAAGCAAGTTGCACAGATTTGGACTGCTGTAGgttaaggcttttaaaaaaacgttTAAGCACATTGGAATTTATTTGCTAAAGCATGAACATTTTTGTTGCCTCACAGCTTATCTTTTGTGAACCTTACTCACTTTATTATCAGAGGTCTTTATTTATAACCCTTCTTTTGCAGACTGAAATCTGGATTTGATGCAAGATTGAAAAACAGGCATTGTACTGATGACAATTAGGAGACACTGAAGGACATGCTGATTTGCTTAGCAACATTATTGCAAACTATTCAAGACACAATGAAGTGCTCCATTGTACCTTCCTAATATTAATGGTTTTATTGTGTCCCAATAGCACTTTTGTTGATGTTAAATGATTCTTCATTGTTCCAATAGCTAAAATGCAGGGGCAGAATTTACTGCAAATGAATAGTAGTGTGGAAGGGGCAAGCCAGTCATGTTTAAAAGCTCTGTCCACAGAGAACTATGCCATGTCTCCAAGTGAGTACAATTGTAGAACTGGAAGCCATTATTTAAACCAAAATGGAAATCCTGACGCATCCCCAGAAATGGAAACAGTTCAGAAAAAAATTCACAGCAAGAGTGGTGATGGAACAGTTGATGAAGGATCACTGGAGGGTCCTAAGGATATCAGCACAGTGGAGTCCAGCAATACCTGGGGTGATTTTGAAGGTTTCAGTGAGGTCAAACTAGTGAACCTAAGTAACATTCCAGAATCTTTGGAGAAGATAAATGAAAAGCTGACATACACAAATGATATGGATGTCAACGACACTCATCCCACTACCTCATTCAAACAATTTCTTTCCAAAGCAGCTGGATACAAAAAAGAAACAGTTGCTAATGCTACAATGAAGGTAAGTTTTGATAAAAACAATCCATCTTATGTTCAGactcattttctcttttctcatgTTTAATGCTATATAATTCCGCTTGTTTTTATAATATAATCATTAAGTATTTGTCAATACAACACTTAAGACAGCATATTAGTTCATGTTGCAGTTAAGtatatctgtttttcattttacttttctgCATAGCTAGTATAACACAACCGAGCTAAATAAAGGTGATAAATCATTGCTCTTCATTAATCTGGAAAAAATACATCTCGTACATATAGTCTTCAAGTGGCTCCCTCTGCCTATGTCACTGCACCCATAATCCAGTGAGAGCGTCTTTGTGCCCATTTATTCAGTGTCCTATTGATATAGTTctgcatttaaagaaaaatactggAAAGCAAGCTTGTATCGTAAATGTACCTTAAGGACACAATGTACAGACCTTGTCAAGCCAGGGCCCATATTAGTCCAGTGTTCTGTTTCTCATAATGGGTAGCCAGATTCCTCTTGGAGGCCTGCAAGCAGGAAATGGAGACCtacgtttctctctctctctccctctctgttgtTCCACTGCTATTGGTACTAATTATTGTGGATAACCCTGTGTTTCTGTTGTTTATTAACTCTTTGACCTAAACGATAGCTCCTGTGTTACACTTTTGCAGAGCTTGGGGCTTTGGCTTCCTCACCCAGTGGCTAAACTCACCTTGATGCTAATAGGTCTCTGAAGGTGGGCAGTGAGAGCTCCTCTCCTTGTCTACTTCTCTTAAAATTCCCTGTTCCTGTTCTCCCTCTTATTTGCTCACACAGGTTGTGAGCTCCCAGCTACCTTTCCTATTTCCAAAGAGTGCTGGTTGGTAATGAGCTTTTGGCTAAGGAGGCAACTCTACCTACTGGCTAATCTTTTGATAAGTGATTTAGCTGTGGCTTAGACCATGTGATTTTAGACATAGGCTCTTAGGCTATGTAATCAGTCAGCCAGCAAGCAGACACGCTGTTCGGTTAGAAGGAAGACACACAGCTTCACCCAGTGTGGTGGGACAGTCTTTCTTAAATGCAGCTAATTGGTTCCACAATAAATCAGCTCCATCACAAAACCcccctttttctgttttccctgTTCACTCACTTGATATTTTGCTCCCAACTGCTTCTCCTTCCTAAGAGTCCTAGCTGGGTGTTGTTCAAACTATTTTTCAAATACTTTGCCATTGGCTACAGTTCAGTATATgtctgctgagcttgccgatcggaaggtcggcggttcgaatccgtgtggcggggtgagctcccgttgctagtcccagctcctgccaacctagcagttcgaaaacatgcaaatgtgagtagattaataggtaccgctttggcgggcaggtaacaacgttccgttcagtcatgccggccacatgaccacggaagtgtctatggacaaacgccggctcttcggcttgaaacggagatgagcaccgccccctagagtcggacacgactggacttaacgtcaagggaaacctttacctttacctttaatcctCATTTGCCCATCCACTGCTGAATATTACTAATGTAATTTTAGTATCTAAAATCTTCTCATTAGATATAGTTATTATGGAGATCATGTGGATTGCCAAAGACTATAGGTTTAAATGACTGAATGGGCAAGTGAAGGAGAAGTACTAGTAGGTGAAAAAGGAAAATGGTTCCAAAATCCTAGCACCAAAACCgtaattcagttcagttcagttcaattttatttatggccCAAAGGCCCCAAAACctttaaatatacagtactttTAAAATATCAAGAATGTATGTAGGTCTAGTTGGGCCTGAGTTACAAACCGTGTTGGTTGTGGTTCTATGAGAAAAATAAATGCTTATATAAACAGATTTCTGCTGAAAAATAGGATGTAGTGTTGGCCATGGTGCATTAGATTTTCGGGATTTTTTCCTCTCCTGGATAGTTAATTGGGAATCCACATGACTGTTAAATCTTAGTCTAAAGTTCACTGTTACAGATTTGCATAAGAAAGTTTCCCTATAGATAAGCAAGAATAATTTCTAGGCTCTAAACATAATTAAACTTCGTTTTGCCTCTATATAAACTAACATATCACAGCATACTTTGCATTATGTACTTCTTTAGGTTGTCATCAGTTCTGAAGATATTGTTAAACTGAGTTTTCCTGAAATCCCAGTACCACAGTGTTTGGATAAAATAAGTACATTGAAGCAAGTGCTTGACCCAGAAAGAGAAGATGCAGATATTCCCGAATGTACAGACAAACAAGTTTGGTAAGATTTGTTTTGTTATTGACAGTGCATGCATTTACAGAAGATCAGGCATCTGAAGTTGCCAGTAAATATAGTATTGGGACAAGAAAAACACAGTATTCATTCTAAAACTGGAAGcatgatgtttgtttatttactgtgaTTTTAACCCAATTTTCAGACATTTGTTTCCCAAAGCGGCTCACATAATGGAGTAAGGCTCTGTTCTGGTCTTGCAAACTAAAAGGAGAAGTCATGCAAGCCAGAATAAAGTAGCGAGTTATCTGAACATGTTGCTGATTGAGCCAATCTTCCTTCACTGGTATCCTTGCTGGAAAAACAGTTGGTGAGCTTTCATTCCTTAGCTGGTGGATGCATTCAGAGTGTGCTCTCCTCCAACTTTCCAGTTTCCAGGTGACACTTGCTAGGAGTAGAGCATTGTATCTTACAACAGGGGTGAGGAAAACTCTCTACAAATGCTTCTTTTCTGGCCAGTGAAAGAATGGTCAATGCTTATTTGATAAAATGGCAGTATCTTTATTAGACCGACTCAAAAGCCATCAAACAAGCAGGTTTCAAAACTCGAGAACACTTTGGCAAGCAACAtatagggagggaggggggaggaagtaATGCCTGCTCTGAATGccatggagcagtgtttctcaactgtggcaactttaagatgtctggacttcaactcccaaaattcccatggctggctgaggaattctgggtgttgaagcccagacatcttaaagttgccaaggttgagaaacactgccatggaGTATCCATTTGTCTCAGTTTTAAGATGGAAGGTTGGAATAGGTTGCAGATACTCAGGTGAGCCTCTATTTGGTGTTGTGCTGATTTCGGATTGCACCTAAGAGGCTTCCTAGGATTACTAGGatgaaaaagcattaaaaaaaatctgatgttttAGTTTTGAAGCTAACATTCAGCTGCAAAGAATTTTGGTAATGTAATGTATTAggtccaggcaaaaatgggtatgatcaaaaacaaagatggcaaggacctaacagaagaagaagagatcaagaaaaggtggcaagaatatacagaagacctgtataggaaggataacaatatcggggatagctttgatggtatggtcagtgagctagagccagacatcctgaagagtgaggttgaatgggccttaagaagcattgctaataacaaggcagcaggagacgacggcatcccagctgaactgttcaaaatcttgcaagatgatgctgtcaaggtaatgcatgctatatgccagcaaatttggaaaacacaagaatggccatcagattggaaaaaatcaacttatatccccataccaaaaaaggggaacactaaagaatgttcaaactatcgaacagtggcactcatttcacatgccagtaaggtaatgctcaagatcctgcaaggtagacttcagcaattcatggagtgagaattgccagatgtacaagctggtttagaaaaggcagaggaactcgggaccaaattgccaatatctgctggataatggaaaaagccagggagtttcagaaaaacatctatttctgttttattgactattctaaagcctttgactgtgtggaccataacaaattgtggcaagttcttagtggtatggggacaccaagtcatcttgtctgcctcctgaagaatctgtataacgaccaagtagcaacagtaagaacagaccacggaacaacggactggtttaagattgggaaaggagtatggcagggctgtatactctcaccctacctattcaacttgtacgcagaacacatcatgcgacatgctgggcttgaggaatccaaggctggagttaaaatcgctggaagaaacaatctcagatatgcagatgataccactttgatggctgaaagcgaagaggaactgaggagccttatgatgaaggtgaaagaagaaagtgcaaaagctggcttgcagctaaacctcaaaaaaaccaagattatggcaaccagcttgattgataactggcaaatagagggaggaaatgtagaagcagtgaaagactttgtatttctaggtgcaaagattagtggagatgctgactgcagtcaggaaatcagaagacgcttaatccttgggagaagagcaatgacaaatctcgataaaatagtgaagagcagagacatcacactgacaacaaaggtctgcatagttaaagcaatggtgttccccgtagtaacatatggctgcgagagctggaccataaggaaggctgagcgaaggaagatcgatgctttggaactgtggtgttggaggaaaattctgagagtgccttggactgcaagaagatcaaaccagtccatcctccaggaaataaagccagactgctcacttgagggaatgatattaaaggccaaactgaaatactttggccacataatgagaagacaggacaccctggagaagatgctgatgctagggagagtggaaggcaaaaggaagaggggccgaccaagggcaaggtggatggatgatattctagaggtgacggacttgtccctgggggagctgggggtgttgacgaccgacaggaagctctggcgtgggctggtccatgaagtcacgaagtctcggaagcgactaaacgaataaacaacaaaacaatgtaTTAGGACTAAAAAATAGCAGACAAATCAGTTTATCAGTAGTTGGGGGTATActttttcaaaaaagattaaaaaatatttcaattacaaaaatgataaaatactgtCTCTTCTATTGTCTTTTTTATCCAGTATGCATTCTAAAAttattcctgttttttaaaagaaccatTTAGTTTTTCTTCTGCCCCATTTCCTGTAATTTGTTTTATACTTAAGAATGGAGAGAATTCTAAATAATAACCAGATCTTatcttttgaaaaaggaaaatcaatcatggtttgttcatttgttatTCAATGCATTTATGTGCTGTTGAGATAGATTCATCTAGCAATCTGAGAGATTCTGAGAGGGCATCTGAAGCTATAGCTGCATCTGGTAGGGCTCAGTTTGAATGTCTGTAAGCGTCTCCCTTAcgtcttttaaaaaacatattaaatGTAGACATTAGCATCATAACCTTCTTGCTCACATtctttatttactgttttatttgattAAATATGCTGGAGAACTTGAAAGGGTTCATGTGATTTTGGGAACTTTTAATTGGCCTAATAAATATGTTGCCTTAATATAGAAATCAAACTTTCCCCCCCTAGCAACTGGCATGTAatagtttctttttgtttttgtgagATTTGAGCAGGATTTCTCTTGACTGCATGTTAGCTCAGCATCTGTTGCAGGTGTCAGTGGTAGCCAGTTTGCACTGATGATTGATTCCCAGCAAGTATTGTTCCTTCCTCTGATCAGGGCATTTTCTCTGATACTTCATGAGGGCAACTTCGCTGGAAAGCTCCTAAGTAACTTCAGTATCAGCTGGATTGTCTCACCTGCTCTGTAAAAAGATACAATCATTTCCAAAATAATACAGTTAAACTGTATCTTGATTATACCAAGTAGTTATACTACTTATGCAAtatataagttgatattttctgaaaataatttaaaattcagaTAGATTAAAATTCTAGCTGTAACTCCTCAAAATACTTGTACTTTCCTGTCAAATCTAGAACTTCTGCTCTCcattccttcaaagtcttcagaTTAGAGCTTTGTGGCTGTAGACTTGTTACTAATGCTCCATTTCAGTTCCCTTTCTGGTAGCAGAAGCAATACTTTCTTTTTCTAAGTTACATGATGATGGTTGAGGCAAGTGCTTGAAACAAACTGTTTAACATGTAATCATTCATATGTGTAAATCATCATCTGATGCTGTAGTCAAGAGTTTTTAATTGACAAAATAGCCTGGGAATAGGCTTCTAAATCAATAGTTATTTTTAAGCAGATCAAGAAAATTGTCTGTTATGCTGGCATTTTGTACATTGTCCTCGTATAGGTAAAACAGTGTCATTCCATAGGCAGAGTAGCGATTCTTACAAATGCCCAATTGGTTACTTTATTTATTGGGACTGTATGACATCAGGAGTATTTTCTAAGATGCAATAAACCAAAATAACTTCATATGTAGGCAAAGATGCAGACACACAAGCTTGTTCTTAATATTTAGTTACTTGCTTCAAAGCAAAAAGCCCCAAACAAATAATAGATCCATATATTTGGTTAATTAGTATCGGTTTTATGTTACTTTATCTTAGCTTTCCCAAGATTTCTAAGAATTTTGCATTGCAGAATCTTATATCTCTTCATACAGCTGTATTTGTATTTGGACAAAGGGCTTTATGTCTGATTATTTTTTAGGTAACATAGAATGAAATGTCAAGCTTACTTTCACAAATTGATGGCCTTTTGATTTAATTAAAGGTGGTCTATATCTTCTGTTTAGTAAGAGCTCATAAACCCAATATGTAACTAAGCTTAAGTAATATGTTTGGTATCTTCATGGAGCTGATCTGAAATGTAAGCAAGAAaaacatgtatgtgtatgttttaCCTTGCATTAATCTGACCTATATTTCCTTTAAAGCATTGACTCATCAAATTTATGGAAAACTCTTACTCACTGCAATAGCCCTTCTGATTTAAGATGCCATCGGAATGAATCTTATTGTCAAGAAAATCTTTTAGCTGTGCTTGGAGTTGATGCTAATCAAAAGGTAGTGTTCTGTAATATTTTTTAGAATATTAGtattctttgtatttaatcttaATAGATACTATGATGTAAGGCTACTCTTCAACTAAACCTTCACATTTTACTTGTTGGAAAATCCCTTACATATATCTCCATAGATTTACAGAACTGAAGCATGAAAGTTCAAATCaggcttttttgctgtttttaaaggAATACTGGAATTTGTTGATAGTTCAGTAAGAGCTTGACTGTGTGTTATTCTTTAAAAGTACAACATTTACACTATTATGGACTAATATCATTTTTAGATGGAGGCATTGTACATATGGGCATATGCACATCTAGTTAGAACATACTGTAGCTAACACATAAATAGTTCCTTATAGCCACATAAGATTTTAATTTTATGAAGATATCAGAAGCATTGCAAGCACAGAAAGATTAATCTTTCCACACTTTGGAAAGTGCTCCAGCAATTAAGTTTAATAATGTAAAGCAATCTTATTTAGTACAGATGTttgaattaaaaatttaaaatatccaaatATTTTCCTGATTTCTATAAACTTGTTTAGTTTTATATATGGCTAACAGatttctttcaaatatttgagTGTTTGCCATTGTGCACTAGAGTAGTTGTCATTGCTCAAAGCTATTTTGGTGTATGTAATGATTTTATGGATTGGTTAGCTCATGGTATATTGTGTAAGCCTGTTTTATCATACTTTACTAGAAATATTTGGTGGTTGATATGAACTTGTGTGCCTCTATATATAAAATTACTGCAatgtattcctttattttttaaaagaattgctcACCTATACAGTAACATTACAATATCTGTTTTTCTATCCCCTATCATTCTGTGAATCAATTAGACAAATATTAAATGCAAAGCTAAAAAAGAGTCATATCCATTCAAAAATGCTTAATATGgaaaagatattagcatttttcatttaatgtttttgttttctgaactACAAATAACTTAACAACCTTTCCATAGTTGACCTGCCCCTTCTTTCCTCAGTTCATCTGTTTCTTTCTTAATCTCTGCTTCTGCTCACTTTCTTTCAGCAGCCCCATTCTTTCCCTCGGTCCCATCTTCCATCATTGCCTATTGCACAGTTCTGCCCCTTCACATGTCTGAACCACTGTAACCAAATGATGTCAGAGGAGCTTTGAGTTTGTTGCTCTCCCCTGATGTAGTAGATACAGACAACAACACCGCCCCCCCAAGAGTTATGAAGTCTGATTTCacttgctgggaaattctgggagttgaaatccacacgtcttaaagttgccatcgttgagaaacactgatgtagaaaaTGGCAAGAAAGGGCACTATGATGTTTTGTTGTGGATCTGTAGGAGAGTATAAAAAATTATGGGTGGGGATAGGAATGTTGTGTTTCTCTCTGACAATTTGGAGTCCAGGTAGCTGGTGTTATTTATTGAACTGCGTG contains:
- the CLBA1 gene encoding uncharacterized protein CLBA1 isoform X2: MQGQNLLQMNSSVEGASQSCLKALSTENYAMSPSEYNCRTGSHYLNQNGNPDASPEMETVQKKIHSKSGDGTVDEGSLEGPKDISTVESSNTWGDFEGFSEVKLVNLSNIPESLEKINEKLTYTNDMDVNDTHPTTSFKQFLSKAAGYKKETVANATMKVVISSEDIVKLSFPEIPVPQCLDKISTLKQVLDPEREDADIPECTDKQVCIDSSNLWKTLTHCNSPSDLRCHRNESYCQENLLAVLGVDANQKALPEFKDSILEKSNRENEDSSVDKFSLTTCKALIQTKLLKAWFKNSQQGKCILFPMIQGEPLPSCRNRQKLLWYPWRS
- the CLBA1 gene encoding uncharacterized protein CLBA1 isoform X1, whose product is MQGQNLLQMNSSVEGASQSCLKALSTENYAMSPSEYNCRTGSHYLNQNGNPDASPEMETVQKKIHSKSGDGTVDEGSLEGPKDISTVESSNTWGDFEGFSEVKLVNLSNIPESLEKINEKLTYTNDMDVNDTHPTTSFKQFLSKAAGYKKETVANATMKVVISSEDIVKLSFPEIPVPQCLDKISTLKQVLDPEREDADIPECTDKQVCIDSSNLWKTLTHCNSPSDLRCHRNESYCQENLLAVLGVDANQKALPEFKDSILEKSNRENEDSSVDKFSLTTCKALIQTKLSVSPEPRQSHLFTYNLFLKKTPSSGNMQYITVSQKKRFFTAQSLRMKMFSSNVC